In the genome of Plasmodium yoelii strain 17X genome assembly, chromosome: 14, one region contains:
- a CDS encoding PIR protein, whose product MDDTLCGQIDLVRKYFPDDSSDTSAPNFDENNNFMQYCTNKGLEQNKCHTDLDKITVGFLWLLAQYYSMSIDKSYNEDSTNPFFLYMISWFSYKIRQKSNHENTPINDYYNNHVKDNDKYNGFTKDAYTFTQLEDVLNKKSDILNINIEDLSKFYDAFKLLCNMYGNVATNTIDNTLSDNATRFFKKYTELKDDYNIEYTTRSKILPILSTNYDNFKNYCTKKGFDCKDFPEIETNISALKSGYTSSSSIGNKLFTVLSIFGAIAFFLGISYKYSLFGFRKRAQKQYLREKIKNIKKRMNR is encoded by the exons ATGGATGATACTCTA TGTGGACAAATTGATCTTGTGAGGAAATATTTCCCCGATGATTCAAGCGATACTTCGGCACCCaattttgatgaaaataataattttatgcaATACTGCACTAATAAAGGtttagaacaaaataaatgcCATACTGATCTCGATAAAATTACGGTTGGATTTTTATGGTTACTTGCACAATATTATTCTATGTCCATAGATAAAAGTTATAATGAAGATAGTACTAAtccattttttctatatatgaTTTCATGGTTTAGTTACAAAATAAGGCAAAAATCAAATCACGAAAACACCCCAATAAacgattattataataatcatgtaaaagataatgataaatataatggtTTTACAAAAGATGCTTATACATTTACACAACTTGAGGATGtcttaaataaaaaaagtgatattttgaatattaatattgaagatctgtctaaattttatgatgcattcaaattattatgtaatatgTATGGTAATGTTGCAACGAATACAATTGACAATACACTGTCAGATAATGCTACTaggttttttaaaaaatatacagaaCTCAAAGATGACTATAATATTGAATATACTACACGTAGTAAAATATTGCCTATTTTATCAActaattatgataattttaaaaattattgtacTAAAAAAGGTTTTGATTGTAAAGATTTTCCAGAAATAGAAACAAACATTTCTGCACTAAAATCTGGATAtacatcaagttcgtcgataggaaataaattatttacagttttatcgatatttggtgcaatagcattctttttaggaatttcttataag tattcattatttggatttcggaaacgagctcaaaaacaatatttaagagaaaaaataaaaaatataaagaagagaatgaatcGTTAA
- a CDS encoding PIR protein → MPVNLCDGLRTADKGLIFDKNSQNYTLEGSYTNKYCPDNNCGNDNNKKISSAFIGLLGFYKEVVDMQNIESDKIAEYAVLWLGHKLNQKTENGTTILNDFYNKNIKTNNHYKQETLGDSNNKIKIDVIDKKIESMNMNIKDISNFYEVFKLLCMMDGEVDKKNLQCNTCLINAGEFYEKYEKLKNALDINKGSSYFQLWLSLSKDYDKFKDKYNTRGCNNIKFLETCPRSSVTKSQVTECPVTKSQVTNSPVTECPVTECPVTKNILIPIAIVFVAASFFFGISYKYSLFGFRKRSSKQHLREKLKK, encoded by the exons atgccTGTTAATCTG tGTGATGGACTTAGAACGGCCGATAAAGGTCTTATCTTCGATAAAAATTCTCAAAATTATACGTTAGAAGGAAGTTATACCAATAAGTATTGTCCTGATAATAATTGTGgtaatgataataacaaaaaaattagttCTGCTTTTATAGGATTGCTAGGTTTCTATAAGGAAGTTGTTGATATGCAAAATATAGAGAGTGATAAAATTGCTGAATACGCTGTTTTATGGTTAGGTCACAAACTGAATCAAAAAACAGAAAATGGAACCACCATATTAaacgatttttataataaaaatataaaaacaaataatcaTTATAAACAGGAAACACTTGgtgatagtaataataagATTAAGATAGAtgttatagataaaaaaatagaatcgatgaatatgaatattaaagatatatctaatttttatgaagtatttaaattattatgtatgaTGGATGGTGAAGTTGATAAAAAAAACCTCCAATGCAATACATGTTTAATAAATGCTGGagaattttatgaaaaatatgaaaaacttaaaaatgctttagatattaataaaggaaGTTCTTATTTTCAACTATGGTTAAGTTTATCAAAAGATTATGACAAATTtaaagataaatataatacacgTGGATGTAATAATATCAAATTCCTTGAAACTTGTCCACGAAGTTCAGTGACAAAAAGTCAAGTGACAGAATGTCCAGTGACAAAAAGCCAAGTGACAAATAGTCCAGTGACAGAATGTCCAGTGACAGAATGTCCAGtgacaaaaaatatactaattCCAATTGCAATTGTATTTGTTGCagcatcatttttttttggaatttcttataag tattcgttatttggatttcggaaacgatcttcaaaacaacatttaagagaaaagctaaaaaagtaa
- a CDS encoding PIR protein, with protein MDDNLCGKIVFLRKYLPDELDNIKPLDFYGYQGFKNYCPSSSCNSELEKITIGFLWLLEQYFTISLDKSYNENNTKPFFLYIILWLSYKLNKNTEHNTTKINDFYTQHVIDSNKYSNFKDSAYKFSGLEEFINKQKELFNININDLSNFYDASKLICSMYGNLATNTNEDALLNNANEFVNKYQELNGYSNNTGGSSYQQILSALSTDYDNLKNKSTNVTSLPEITAKVSALISGDTSSSSIGNKLFTVLSIFGAIAFFLGISYKYSLFGFRKRAQKQYLREKIKKIKKKMNH; from the exons ATGGATGATAATCTA TGTggaaaaattgtttttttgaGGAAGTATTTACCTGATGAGTTGGACAATATTAAACCACTTGATTTTTATGGATATCAGGGTTTCAAAAATTACTGCCCTAGTTCAAGCTGCAATAGTGAACTCGAAAAAATTACGATTGGATTTTTATGGTTACTTGaacaatattttactatatcCCTAGATAAAagttataatgaaaataatactaaaccattttttctatatattattttatggttaagttacaaattaaataaaaacacaGAGCACAATACCACCAAAATAAACGATTTTTATACTCAACATGTAATTGATagtaataaatatagtaATTTTAAAGATTCTGCCTATAAATTTTCAGGTCTTGAGGAAttcataaataaacaaaaagaattgtttaatattaatattaatgatctgtctaatttttatgatgcatcCAAATTAATATGTAGTATGTATGGTAATTTGGCAACGAATACAAATGAGGATGCACTGTTAAATAATGCGAATGAATTTGTTAACAAATATCAAGAACTTAATGGATATTCTAATAATACTGGTGGCAGTTCATATCAACAAATATTGTCTGCtttatcaactgattatgataatttaaaaaataaaagtaccAATGTTACATCTCTTCCAGAGATAACAGCAAAAGTTTCTGCACTAATATCTGGAGAtacatcaagttcgtcgataggaaacaaattatttacagttttatctatatttggtgcaatagcattttttttaggaatttcttataag tattcgttatttggatttcggaaacgagctcaaaaacaatatttaagagaaaaaataaaaaaaataaagaagaaaatgaatcattaa
- a CDS encoding PIR protein, whose product MNKEVCKRFENVREWLPDKLIDGNYQFNDNNSLNNNCNSNDFSNNYCNNIEFSDFLCNIDFKSDFEKISAGCLYLLDEFIKDCGVDPPPARNNINIVDYIMIWLSYMLNLKESEKDNITCFYGTYVYYCDKYKEKINELTDYKSYMGLIDTKMDMLNMNSKILSKFYKAFKLLCEMYTEFDEKKKDCTKCLGKANEFVETYKELNDPDNTKYDGYCQAWSTLSNDYKNLKNECNDDKFLPEIDTTETDAKCSEETSKKNNVAGYEQFSEDTSSSSSIASKLIPVLLIFVAIPILLGIAYKYSLFGFRKRFQKQKLREKIKNVKKRMNH is encoded by the exons atgaataaggaagtg TGTAAAAGGTTCGAGAATGTAAGGGAATGGCTTCCCGATAAATTGATTGATGGAAATTATCaatttaatgataataattctttaaataataattgtaatagtaatgatttttcaaataattattgtaataatattgaattttcagattttttatgtaatatTGATTTTAAAAGTGATTTCGAAAAAATAagtgctggatgtttatatttgttggatGAATTCATTAAGGATTGTGGTGTGGATCCCCCTCCTGCAAGAAATAacatcaatattgttgattacattatgatatggttaagttatatgttaaacctaaagGAAAGTGAAAAAGACAATATAACATGTTTTTATGGTACATACGTATATTATTGTGATAAGTATAAGgagaaaataaatgaattaacTGATTATAAGAGTTATATGGGTCTTATAGATACAAAAATGGATATGTTGAATATGAATAGTAAAATTctatctaaattttataaagcatttaaattattatgtgaaatgtatactgaatttgatgaaaaaaagaaagattGCACAAAATGCTTGGGAAAAGCTAATGAATTTGTTGAAACATATAAAGAACTTAATGATCCTGATAATACTAAATATGACGGCTATTGTCAAGCATGgtctacattatcaaatgattataagaatttaaaaaatgaatgtaaTGATGATAAGTTCCTTCCAGAGATAGATACAACAGAAACTGATGCAAAATGTTCTGAAGAAActtctaaaaaaaataatgtagcAGGATATGAACAATTTTCTGAAGatacatcatcaagttcgtcgatagcaAGCAAATTAATTCCGGTTTTATTGATATTTGTTGCAATACCAATTCTCTTGGGAAttgcttataag tattcgttatttggatttcggaaacgatttcaaaaacaaaaattaagagaaaagataaaaaatgtaaagaagagaatgaatcattaa